The DNA segment TCCGCCATCTGTCGGACGATACAGAGAACAGCAGTAAGCACATGAAGATTGAATTTATTTTGACACTTTAATGAAAATAGACTACTAGTGAAGTACGGTGTAATAAACGTTTACAAATGACGTTTTAGCCATGGGGGAATATGGTTGAGTTGAGCACAGTGGCTTGCTGCTTCTTGATCAATCATTCAAAGATCAAAGAAATAAGAAATACAACTATTATTCCATTATCAATGAATACATATACGTTGATAATTAGATTGCATTAAAACGTTTTGACTTCTAAAACAGTGTGACCAATAAGAACACCATTTTAAATAGTGACCATCTACAATGGCGGACAATACAACTATcttgaatatataaatatttatgaaaacaaacatttaaatCAATGTCGTATAAAATACGAGTGCGCGATTCAATACATGGAAAGATGCAATACACTCACCATTATTATGTCAGGATCGGCGTCGTTCGGTCGCACTTCAGGTCTATTGTATTGTCATGTGCACGAATAAAACTGCGTATTCTTTCTTGATACCCCGTCGCGTACTACTGTACTTGCGCTTCTCCTTTCTAGTGTTAAAGCTCAGATCCCAAATTAAAACTTTCATTAGGGAAACGAAACTCCGCTGTGTGGCCACTTCCTCTTTTTAACCCTATCCATAACGTTTGTCTTAAAGCTACAGAGCATTTTTAGTTTCACGTTGTATTAGATTGTCTTAAAAGCGACAGAGTATATTTAGTTTTAAGTTGTGTCAGTTGTATGTACGGGATACGCATGGTATACATCGTCCTACGAAATGTAGGTTCCATCCCGAAAAAGCAACGTGCAGTGCATTGACTGCGCTTGTGTGTTGTAAAGTCAATATGACCCTTGAAATTGACAGTTGATTTTATTTGCAATGGGAGGGTGGTTTCAAGAAACTGTGGGAAAAGTCATACAAGTCTACTAAGTAAAACATGTTTGAGATTGAACACCTTATTTTCCTGCAATGTTTAACATTGAATAAGGCctatacatcccaaatggcaccctattccctatatagtgcactacttctgaccaaggACCATAGTgttctggtcaaaaatagtgcactacataggaaaaagggtgccatttggaacataaaAATAAGTACAGTGTTATTGTATTACTGTGAAGAAAATACAGTGTAGATTGCATAACTAAAAACTAAAATATATACCATAACAATATTTATTCCGATTTAAAACGACAAACAAAAAAAGATTTCTAAAATGTCACAAAAGAAAACTTTGTACAACATTTGTACAGTTTCAACATGAAGAAAATGCAAAGCCAATGAACAAACAGACTGATCAAAATGTAAAGAAATAACACTCATATAGGCATGGTCCTCGTATTGACTACAGCAGTGTCTCCATCTATTCCTATGGGACaagggcccgtattcataaagcctagatcagcactcctactctgagacactgaaTATGAGCCCAGGGGTGCCCTTCATCAGTTGAGACAGGCATTAGTCCAGGTCTAGAGAAAAAAGGAGCACCTCCCAGGGTCCCCCTAAGGAATGGCTTGAAGAACACTGCACTATGGAACACTGAAAGCGTTTTGATAAACATTATTGGGGGATTTCTCAATTCATCATCACCTTTGATACGCCCACATAACTAAAAAGGGCCAAGCAGCAACCAGTTTACCTAGCTACACACGATGCCGAAAGAGCACTGATTGGCTGAACATAAAATAGTTAACTATGCATATTAGTGTCTTTGctgtggtaaaaaaaataaatgatctTGGCTCAAACCACAAGTACAACCAGTGTTCACACAAAACAGGCTTCATCCATCCCAATGTCCGCTCCACAACGTAACCACAAACAAACCTTCCTTACAAGCACCTTGCTTTTAAACCCACCCTACCCCACCCACTCTGGACAGCAACTCCATCCCCTCCATAAGGgccatatgttttttttaaacccaCCCCATCGCTCCATCCCACCCTATCGCTCTCCCACTCCACCCCCCCTGCACAGAAAGCATGGTAACCCTAGCACTAACCCACCCCCATCACtccctaaaaaatatatattattgtccAATAGCGTTCTTCCTCATCATCTCCTCGTCCTGAACGGAGAGCTCGGTGAGCTTGCGGCCCAGCCTCTCGTGTAGATCCAGGTACTTGGCCACACAGCGGTCCAGACAAACCGCCTCCCCTTTAGACAGCTCCGCCTCCTTGTAGTGGGGGGGCACGCACTTCCTGTGGCACGCGTTGGTCATCCTGCgaggaggaagatggagagaaaggTCGTTAAGACATTGTAGGTTACGATAAAGATGAGGGTTGTATCTCAAGTGTGTTCCTGTTTTCCTTGTCAAAACCttagaaggaaagagaggaatgTCAGGAGAGCATTGGGATGAGATCTCCTCCAGTGCTCTCCTCGCTTCCCTCTGATGATTTGAgaaaaaggagaggagacaggaggcgAGGAATCAAAATCTCCATGTATGTGCAAGGTCATAGAACAGGTCATTCTGATTATGTTATGAAAAGTCAATGTGTGCACTCCTAGCTggcaacatagctagctagctaaatcagtTCCATTTGAATGAGCTCTCAATAACatgacttagctagctaactagggaTGGTCTTCCCTTTGTTTTTGCTTATGCATGTCCAGCAATGTAGTCGAGTGCGTGCGTTATAAAAGAGTACTCTATTCTAAATCGATTGATTTGGTCTGACGTTCAGTAGCACGACTGCTAGCTAACGCTATGAAGCTAGCTAGCCTGATAATCCATCTAACATGCTGCTTTTACCTGACCACCAAAAAACTAAAT comes from the Salmo trutta chromosome 4, fSalTru1.1, whole genome shotgun sequence genome and includes:
- the LOC115190037 gene encoding mitochondrial import inner membrane translocase subunit Tim10, with product MDPEKAQQLAAELEVEMMADMYNRMTNACHRKCVPPHYKEAELSKGEAVCLDRCVAKYLDLHERLGRKLTELSVQDEEMMRKNAIGQ